Below is a window of Acidobacteriota bacterium DNA.
TTACAATCCCCTACACGCTGAACGGCGAAGAGCACAATTACCTGCCCGACTTCATTGCGCGAGTCCGGGACGGACACGGAGACGGCGATCTCTTGAATCTCATCATTGAAGTCACGGGCGAGAAGGAACGCGACAAGGAGGCCAAGGTCGGCACGGCACGCGCGCTGTGGGTCCCGGCCATCAACAACCACGGCGGTTTCGGCCGCTGGGCCTTCATCGAGATCAAGGACCCGTGGGATGCGAAGAACGCAATCCGCACTTTCTTGGCTGCTGGGGATGAACGATGAGCCCGGCCAATCATGACAGGGTTGGATACTGGTCCGAAATCAAGCTCGAAATCGTGAAAAAGTATGCTTCCGCCTATTCGAACATCATGAGCAATCAGCCTTTAATCAAGCGCTACCTGTACATTGACGCGTTCGCAGGTTCGGGAACCCACATTTCCAAACGCACGGGTAACTTTATCCCGGGGAGCCCTCTCAACGCGCTCGAAGTTCAGCCGCCATTCCACGAATACCATTTTATAGACCTCGACGGTGATAAGGCCAAGAGTCTCCGGCAGCTTGCCAAGGATGAGCCAAGGGCTCATGTGTATGAGGCGGACTGCCATACGGCGCTCTTTGAGCACATCCTCCCCCGGTGCAGGTATGGGGATTTTCATCGCGCTCTATGCGTCCTTGACCCTTACGATCTCAACCCAAGCTGGGAGATCGTCAAGAAAATCGGACAGATGCAATCGGTCGAAATTTTCCTGAACTTCATGATCATGGATGCAAACATGAACGTGCTCTGGAAGAATCCTGAAAGGGTGAGTCCTGAGCAGCAGGCCCGGATGGACCGGTTCTGGGGCGACAACTCATGGAGAGAGTCCCTCTACCGAAAGCAGCCACACCTCTTCGGTTTCGAAGAGCTCAAGCAGGATAACGACGCCGTCGCAGAGGCTTATCGGGCCCGCCTAAATGTTGAGGCCGGGTTCGCTTACGTCCCCAGCCCTATGCCCATGCGAAACAGCAATGGGGCGGTCATTTATTACCTCTTCTTTGCTTCTCCCAACTCCACGGGG
It encodes the following:
- a CDS encoding three-Cys-motif partner protein TcmP — translated: MSPANHDRVGYWSEIKLEIVKKYASAYSNIMSNQPLIKRYLYIDAFAGSGTHISKRTGNFIPGSPLNALEVQPPFHEYHFIDLDGDKAKSLRQLAKDEPRAHVYEADCHTALFEHILPRCRYGDFHRALCVLDPYDLNPSWEIVKKIGQMQSVEIFLNFMIMDANMNVLWKNPERVSPEQQARMDRFWGDNSWRESLYRKQPHLFGFEELKQDNDAVAEAYRARLNVEAGFAYVPSPMPMRNSNGAVIYYLFFASPNSTGGKIVSEIFEKYRNRGAG